A section of the Prochlorococcus sp. MIT 1341 genome encodes:
- a CDS encoding TrkH family potassium uptake protein, which translates to MKLFPKAVYRTQGWYRRLTVPQFTVVTGLLVIFAGTLIISTPICSSAKVGFWEALFTSTSAVTVTGLTVIDIGEDLTTFGQVILAAMLLIGGLGLMAITTFLQGFVVRGTELRCRLDRGKTLDEFGVGGVGRTFRGIAITATVLILLGATVLYLFGFNEIPNSGERLWVSIFHSISAYNNAGFGLWSESLQNYRSNWVVNLVIMTLVVLGGLGWRVTSDLWSNRKQLQRKNLSLHTRLVLRTSFLLTLVGAIGLLITESLSQGNFFSQIDWPERIITAIFESISSRTAGFTTVPLSLENISDSGLLLLMTLMFIGASPGGTGGGIKTTTLAALMAATRSTLRGQKDVVIKNRQISDKVVLKAVGITLGSLLFVLAMTLLLGIANNFAEENTFSFLEMLFTSISAFATVGFDVGVTHHLGHFGQLILILGMFVGRLGILLLLSAIWEAINKERIQRQNRIRYPREDLYV; encoded by the coding sequence GTGAAATTATTCCCGAAAGCCGTATATCGAACTCAAGGTTGGTACCGACGACTAACGGTTCCTCAATTCACCGTGGTTACAGGCTTATTGGTGATTTTTGCAGGCACCCTAATTATATCCACCCCAATTTGTTCCAGCGCAAAAGTAGGTTTTTGGGAAGCCCTATTTACCTCAACCTCAGCGGTAACAGTAACAGGACTAACTGTGATTGATATCGGTGAAGATCTGACCACTTTCGGCCAAGTCATTCTCGCGGCAATGCTACTCATTGGTGGGCTTGGTTTAATGGCAATAACAACCTTTCTTCAAGGCTTTGTAGTAAGGGGAACTGAGCTCCGCTGCAGATTAGATCGAGGAAAAACACTTGATGAATTCGGAGTCGGCGGGGTAGGAAGAACTTTTCGTGGAATTGCTATTACAGCAACCGTTCTAATCCTCCTTGGAGCAACGGTCCTATATCTCTTTGGATTCAATGAAATCCCTAACTCAGGAGAAAGATTATGGGTTTCGATTTTTCACAGCATCTCTGCATATAACAATGCTGGTTTTGGACTCTGGTCAGAAAGCCTACAAAACTATCGAAGTAACTGGGTAGTCAATCTTGTCATTATGACTCTAGTTGTTCTAGGGGGTTTGGGATGGAGAGTTACAAGTGACCTATGGTCTAATCGTAAACAACTTCAAAGAAAGAATCTCAGCCTTCATACACGCTTAGTCCTCAGAACCTCATTTTTATTAACTCTAGTTGGAGCAATTGGACTGTTAATCACGGAATCTTTAAGTCAAGGAAATTTCTTTAGTCAAATTGATTGGCCAGAAAGGATAATTACTGCGATTTTCGAATCAATAAGTTCAAGAACAGCTGGTTTCACTACCGTGCCACTCTCTTTGGAAAATATTTCCGATTCTGGTCTCCTCTTACTTATGACGTTGATGTTTATTGGAGCAAGTCCAGGTGGTACCGGTGGAGGCATTAAAACAACAACCCTGGCCGCTCTAATGGCAGCAACACGTTCAACATTAAGAGGTCAAAAAGATGTTGTTATCAAGAACCGACAGATATCTGACAAAGTAGTTCTTAAAGCTGTAGGGATCACCTTGGGTTCCTTGCTGTTTGTTTTAGCAATGACATTGTTGCTAGGAATAGCAAACAACTTTGCAGAAGAGAATACATTTTCATTTCTAGAAATGCTTTTCACCTCTATTTCAGCTTTCGCAACGGTAGGTTTTGATGTAGGTGTAACCCATCACCTTGGGCATTTCGGACAACTAATTTTAATTTTAGGCATGTTTGTTGGAAGATTAGGTATTCTTTTACTGCTTAGCGCAATCTGGGAAGCTATTAACAAAGAGCGAATCCAACGCCAAAATCGAATTAGATACCCACGCGAGGATCTTTATGTTTGA
- a CDS encoding trypsin-like peptidase domain-containing protein — translation MQASDRSIFHLKQALLSLRRGLVVSGALLCLPFIECVPSRNLEATPLIKGLLSRKSFVSEAVARTGPAVVTLETQRTISTRGTSGLPPGLVFDPYFRRFFGLQITPTPRRRVESSQGSGVIFAKEGLVLTNAHVVEKTDQLIVGLSDGRRVSGRVVGLDSLTDLAVVRLDGSGPWPIASLGDSDKLLVGDWAIAVGNPFGLENTVTLGIISNLNRNVSQLGISGKRLDLIQTDAAINPGNSGGPLLNAEGEVIGINTLVRSGPGAGLGFAIPINRARTIAKQLVEKGRASHPMVGIGLAPVSSKQPGAGFLPGAEITYVVPRGPAEKGGLKVGDIIVSIGRERIEGPADVVSAINNFGVGTLLSFGIRRGSRRFELLVTPVEMSSMRGF, via the coding sequence ATGCAAGCCAGCGATAGGTCAATCTTTCATTTAAAACAAGCTTTGCTTTCTTTGCGAAGAGGTCTTGTCGTTTCGGGAGCTTTACTTTGTCTTCCTTTTATCGAATGCGTGCCTTCTCGCAATCTGGAAGCGACGCCTTTGATAAAAGGTCTTCTTTCAAGAAAATCGTTCGTGTCAGAAGCAGTTGCGCGAACAGGACCTGCCGTCGTCACTCTGGAGACGCAACGTACCATTAGTACAAGAGGCACTTCTGGTTTGCCGCCAGGACTTGTATTTGATCCTTATTTTCGCCGTTTTTTCGGTTTACAAATTACCCCCACGCCACGTAGAAGAGTTGAGAGCAGTCAAGGAAGCGGGGTTATTTTTGCTAAGGAAGGCCTTGTTTTAACAAATGCTCATGTAGTTGAGAAAACGGATCAATTGATCGTTGGCCTTTCGGATGGTCGACGTGTTTCAGGAAGGGTGGTTGGCTTGGATTCCCTTACGGACCTAGCTGTTGTTCGTCTTGATGGGTCTGGGCCATGGCCCATAGCCTCTCTGGGCGACTCGGATAAACTTTTGGTTGGGGATTGGGCAATAGCTGTTGGTAATCCTTTTGGGTTGGAAAACACAGTCACTCTTGGGATTATTAGCAATTTGAATAGGAATGTGTCGCAGTTAGGTATATCTGGAAAGCGCCTTGATTTAATCCAGACTGATGCTGCAATAAACCCTGGAAACTCTGGCGGCCCCTTGCTTAATGCAGAAGGGGAGGTTATAGGTATCAATACTCTGGTCAGGTCCGGCCCAGGGGCAGGACTTGGTTTTGCTATACCAATCAATAGGGCAAGGACCATTGCTAAGCAGCTTGTTGAGAAGGGAAGGGCTAGTCATCCAATGGTGGGGATAGGTCTTGCACCTGTGTCTTCTAAACAGCCTGGAGCGGGGTTTTTACCTGGAGCGGAGATAACTTATGTTGTTCCAAGAGGCCCTGCGGAAAAGGGTGGATTAAAAGTTGGCGATATCATTGTCTCTATAGGAAGAGAGCGAATTGAGGGACCGGCTGATGTAGTTAGTGCAATTAATAATTTTGGGGTAGGAACTCTGCTTAGTTTTGGGATTAGGAGAGGGAGTAGGCGCTTTGAATTATTAGTTACTCCTGTTGAAATGTCTTCTATGAGAGGTTTCTGA
- a CDS encoding DUF2973 domain-containing protein, whose translation MNSLFFFLYASVFLIVLWQAFNVIRKGHSAAQQINNQRFGGTRKNLNQDRTGKLTVHPEILDKKGRITDEELLTVRFSSDNEQPPSTSSEETSAE comes from the coding sequence TTGAACTCACTCTTTTTCTTCCTCTATGCCAGCGTCTTCCTAATCGTTTTATGGCAAGCATTCAATGTGATTAGGAAAGGACATTCCGCCGCACAACAGATCAATAATCAAAGATTTGGCGGTACCAGAAAAAATTTGAATCAAGACAGAACAGGCAAATTAACTGTTCACCCAGAAATTCTGGACAAGAAAGGACGTATTACTGATGAGGAGCTTCTCACGGTACGTTTCTCAAGCGATAATGAGCAACCACCTTCTACTTCGTCCGAAGAAACCTCGGCTGAATAA
- the xseA gene encoding exodeoxyribonuclease VII large subunit, whose translation MINESIPRFSIRELNASIGNLLERGFAPRFLLDATVSKPQIKKGHLWLTLTDGEASIGSVVWSSRLNQLNYKPNDGDGVTVIGKLNFWTTRATLNVQILDIRPNLSTVLRQFEIVRDLLLRDGVINEATKKSLPKYPRAIAILTSAPSSALADMIKTASDRWPISKLFIIPIPVQGNVSLKIQQTLSLLINQFQRLEIDALVIARGGGSREDLIVFDDENLCRAIAKLPIPIITGIGHEDDITVADLVADLRASTPTAAIVSLLPNRENAKRELKHIKQNINENLNWIIKKEHRTLQELNESLNTYSPQNIFQQRRIHLKEKAKLLEAHSPEKWLSRGFCIVQNHLGKSILTITDISIPEKLTIKVSDGQIIASTESVAKKKKL comes from the coding sequence TTGATAAATGAATCGATACCGCGGTTTTCAATCCGTGAATTAAATGCTTCTATTGGCAACCTTCTTGAGAGAGGGTTTGCCCCTAGATTCCTCTTAGATGCAACTGTTTCAAAACCACAAATAAAAAAAGGTCATCTTTGGTTAACTCTTACCGATGGAGAAGCAAGTATTGGCTCTGTCGTTTGGTCATCCCGTCTTAATCAACTCAATTACAAACCTAATGATGGGGATGGAGTAACAGTCATAGGAAAACTTAATTTTTGGACAACAAGAGCCACATTAAACGTACAGATCCTTGATATTCGGCCAAATCTATCAACTGTTCTACGTCAATTCGAGATCGTTAGAGACCTTCTTCTTCGAGATGGTGTAATAAATGAAGCTACGAAAAAATCTCTACCTAAGTATCCAAGAGCAATAGCGATTCTTACGAGCGCACCAAGCTCTGCACTTGCAGACATGATCAAAACTGCTTCTGATCGATGGCCTATTAGTAAATTATTTATTATTCCAATACCAGTGCAAGGGAACGTTTCTCTAAAAATCCAGCAAACTCTCTCTCTTTTAATAAATCAATTTCAAAGGCTTGAGATTGATGCCCTCGTCATTGCAAGAGGAGGAGGAAGTAGAGAAGATCTAATCGTATTTGACGACGAAAATCTTTGTAGAGCTATTGCTAAACTCCCTATCCCAATCATCACTGGCATAGGGCATGAAGATGATATTACCGTTGCAGATTTGGTAGCAGATTTGAGGGCCTCAACTCCAACTGCAGCAATAGTTTCATTACTTCCAAATAGAGAAAATGCCAAAAGAGAACTCAAACATATTAAACAAAATATAAATGAAAATTTAAATTGGATAATCAAAAAGGAACACCGCACATTGCAAGAACTAAATGAAAGCCTTAATACTTACTCCCCGCAAAATATTTTTCAGCAAAGGCGTATTCATTTAAAGGAAAAAGCAAAGCTACTAGAAGCACACTCCCCAGAAAAATGGCTAAGCAGAGGGTTCTGTATTGTCCAAAATCACCTAGGCAAAAGTATACTTACTATTACAGATATTTCAATTCCAGAAAAACTAACCATTAAGGTCAGCGATGGTCAGATCATTGCTTCAACGGAATCAGTTGCTAAAAAGAAGAAACTCTAA
- a CDS encoding ribbon-helix-helix domain-containing protein, with translation MATRQTSASGRPKSPRIQVVLPEDLCARLTSLAEQESRTVSNMAKVLIQKGVMLYEKGVDLNDQHETISSTEGFRSALEAQKTRRLRGAPRRIRINRPS, from the coding sequence ATGGCAACTCGCCAAACTTCAGCTAGCGGAAGACCAAAGTCCCCCAGAATTCAGGTTGTCCTTCCTGAAGATCTATGTGCTCGCTTGACTTCTTTAGCTGAGCAAGAGTCGCGGACGGTAAGCAATATGGCAAAGGTGCTTATACAAAAAGGCGTAATGCTTTATGAGAAAGGGGTTGACCTTAACGATCAGCACGAAACAATTTCCAGTACTGAGGGCTTTCGCTCAGCATTGGAGGCTCAGAAAACAAGACGGTTGAGAGGGGCTCCTAGGCGAATTCGGATTAATCGACCCTCGTAA
- the xseB gene encoding exodeoxyribonuclease VII small subunit, with the protein MSKQPLNSNKNKTARIPKGKDSNSKVPTKTREDALSRLKKTIESLPYEESLTKLEVILDELKNDNMPIEEVQKSYLEAKVYLEHCETLLTKLEQSVCQLDLEGGGEEI; encoded by the coding sequence ATGTCAAAGCAACCTTTGAATTCAAACAAAAACAAAACTGCCCGGATTCCAAAAGGCAAAGATTCCAATTCAAAAGTGCCTACAAAGACAAGGGAAGATGCATTATCGAGACTCAAAAAAACAATAGAGTCACTTCCTTATGAGGAATCACTAACAAAGTTAGAGGTCATTCTGGATGAACTTAAGAATGACAATATGCCAATTGAGGAAGTGCAGAAATCTTACCTAGAAGCCAAGGTTTACCTTGAACATTGCGAGACTCTATTAACTAAGTTAGAGCAATCAGTTTGTCAACTAGATTTAGAAGGTGGTGGCGAAGAAATCTAG
- a CDS encoding ABC-F family ATP-binding cassette domain-containing protein has translation MLRLERISKLYPNSEVLKDINWEIKSGDRIGLVGVNGAGKSTQLKIIAGIEEATTGQVVRQGNPRIAFLKQEFDVDPEHTVREELFQAFADAAKILLEQQSVELAMSSDMAKTDPDHLNNLIKKLGVLHTQFEALQGYEIEAQIEKILPTIGFESKDANELVGKFSGGWQMRIALGKILLQEPDLLLLDEPTNHLDIETIQWLEDYLVKQTAAIVVISHDRAFLDKICTQIVSTESGVSHTYLGNYTAHLAQKEIDKAANLSTFERQQKELATQQAYIDRFRASATRSTQAKSREKLLEKVELIEAPIGEISSPKFSFPAAPRSGRQVVLVNDLSHTFGEKILFLGANLEVEPGDKIAFIGPNGSGKSTLFRLILGIEEPDDGKAEIGKHNIFPGYFEQNQAEALDLEKTVINTMFEVVPNWTQTEVRSLLGSFCLSKEAVFKEVGLLSGGEKARLALALMLIKPCNLLILDEPTNHLDIPAKEMLEDALREYEGSALLISHDRYFISRVANRIVELKDGELVLYKGNYTYYKEKKEEEKKASLDAMVLAKKEAKRLLNRDRQRKRKAIKKTTGK, from the coding sequence GTGTTGCGACTTGAGCGAATCTCCAAGCTGTACCCCAATAGCGAAGTCCTTAAAGACATCAATTGGGAGATTAAGTCAGGAGATCGTATAGGACTTGTTGGAGTTAATGGAGCAGGCAAGTCAACACAACTAAAAATTATCGCAGGCATTGAAGAAGCAACCACTGGGCAGGTTGTTCGTCAAGGCAATCCTCGTATTGCTTTTCTAAAACAAGAATTTGACGTAGATCCAGAACATACCGTCAGAGAAGAGCTCTTTCAAGCCTTCGCTGATGCAGCAAAAATCCTCCTAGAGCAACAATCTGTAGAACTGGCCATGTCTTCAGACATGGCGAAAACTGATCCTGATCATCTAAATAATCTCATCAAAAAATTAGGCGTTCTTCATACTCAATTCGAGGCTCTCCAAGGCTACGAAATCGAAGCACAAATTGAAAAGATTTTACCAACAATTGGATTCGAGTCTAAAGATGCAAATGAACTCGTAGGCAAGTTTTCTGGTGGATGGCAAATGCGTATCGCATTAGGAAAAATTCTTCTGCAAGAGCCAGATCTTCTTCTACTGGATGAACCTACAAATCATCTTGATATTGAAACTATTCAATGGCTAGAAGATTATTTAGTAAAGCAAACTGCCGCAATAGTAGTCATAAGTCATGATCGAGCTTTTTTAGATAAAATCTGTACCCAGATAGTCTCTACTGAGAGCGGGGTATCCCATACTTATCTTGGTAATTACACCGCTCATCTTGCACAGAAAGAAATAGACAAAGCTGCAAACTTGTCGACCTTTGAAAGACAACAAAAAGAACTCGCTACTCAACAAGCATATATTGACAGATTTCGGGCTAGTGCCACAAGAAGCACACAAGCAAAAAGCCGAGAAAAGCTTCTAGAGAAAGTCGAGCTGATTGAAGCTCCTATTGGGGAGATTAGTAGCCCTAAATTTAGCTTCCCCGCCGCCCCACGATCTGGAAGACAAGTTGTTTTGGTAAATGATCTAAGTCATACCTTTGGAGAAAAAATACTCTTCCTTGGGGCAAACTTAGAAGTCGAACCTGGAGACAAAATTGCCTTTATTGGACCAAATGGATCTGGAAAATCAACACTTTTTAGACTGATCCTAGGAATTGAAGAACCTGATGATGGTAAAGCTGAAATCGGAAAGCATAATATTTTCCCTGGATATTTTGAGCAAAATCAGGCAGAAGCGCTCGACCTAGAGAAAACCGTTATCAACACAATGTTTGAGGTTGTTCCTAACTGGACCCAAACAGAAGTCAGATCTCTTTTAGGAAGTTTTTGCCTAAGCAAAGAAGCGGTTTTTAAAGAAGTCGGTCTACTGAGTGGTGGCGAAAAAGCACGACTAGCACTAGCTTTAATGCTAATCAAACCTTGCAATCTACTAATCCTTGATGAACCCACAAACCACTTAGATATCCCAGCCAAAGAAATGCTTGAGGATGCTCTTCGAGAATATGAAGGTTCTGCTTTGCTGATTTCTCATGATCGATACTTCATTTCAAGAGTAGCCAACCGAATTGTTGAACTCAAAGACGGTGAACTTGTTCTATATAAAGGAAATTACACATACTACAAAGAAAAAAAAGAAGAAGAAAAGAAAGCCTCTTTAGATGCAATGGTACTTGCCAAGAAAGAAGCAAAACGCCTCTTGAACCGAGACCGTCAAAGAAAACGTAAAGCAATCAAGAAAACCACTGGTAAATAA
- a CDS encoding chlorophyll a/b-binding protein, with amino-acid sequence MSEQTDQRFGFVNFAETWNGRLAMLGILIGLATEILTGQGILGQIGLG; translated from the coding sequence ATGTCAGAGCAAACAGATCAAAGATTTGGCTTCGTTAATTTCGCAGAAACCTGGAATGGTCGTCTAGCGATGCTGGGAATATTGATTGGTCTGGCGACAGAAATACTTACTGGACAAGGAATTTTAGGCCAAATCGGCTTAGGCTAA
- a CDS encoding YihY/virulence factor BrkB family protein, which yields MQRQLRWLIGSLWRAYEKWTRCDCVDLSAAFAYYTLQSFFPILLISLSVASWFLGRQSGLDQQIINFAAQALPASVVGLVDSTLVKLVNQGFGAGLLGAVFLVITSGNAYLTLQRGTDRLWEDFLPAPDSPYPLRIKAFRFLRARLEAFLVVVVVGLLLVVDQISTNLRNLPGVVLDDLTRSSPWVADLLSRFPVLEVGQFVIPLLGLSFMALLMQLFLPSRRVPLRPLVPGALLIGTLLTILNSAVSRSIFSLGSRFQAYGFIGGVLVLTLWVWMIGVIIYYGQCWSIVLASMSRRRSTGLEVKNL from the coding sequence TTGCAAAGGCAGCTTAGGTGGTTGATAGGAAGCTTATGGCGAGCTTATGAAAAATGGACAAGATGTGACTGCGTCGATCTCAGTGCTGCTTTTGCCTATTACACCCTCCAGTCATTCTTTCCTATTTTATTGATTTCGCTTTCAGTCGCCTCTTGGTTTTTAGGTCGCCAAAGTGGTCTAGATCAGCAGATTATTAATTTTGCGGCGCAGGCTTTGCCGGCTTCAGTTGTGGGCTTGGTGGATTCAACTTTGGTCAAGCTTGTGAATCAGGGCTTTGGAGCAGGCCTGTTGGGTGCCGTTTTTCTTGTGATTACTTCAGGTAATGCTTATTTAACTTTGCAGCGCGGAACGGATCGTTTATGGGAAGACTTTTTGCCGGCCCCAGATTCACCATATCCATTGAGGATTAAGGCTTTTAGATTCTTACGAGCTCGTTTAGAGGCCTTTTTAGTCGTCGTCGTTGTAGGTCTATTACTAGTTGTGGACCAAATAAGTACCAATCTACGTAATTTGCCAGGGGTTGTTTTAGATGATTTAACTCGGAGTTCACCTTGGGTTGCAGACCTTTTATCTAGATTCCCTGTTCTGGAGGTTGGACAGTTTGTTATCCCACTTTTGGGCCTTTCCTTTATGGCATTGTTAATGCAACTTTTCTTGCCAAGTCGGCGAGTCCCTTTGAGGCCACTAGTCCCTGGAGCTTTATTGATTGGGACTTTATTGACTATTTTAAATTCAGCAGTTAGTCGAAGTATTTTCTCTCTTGGGTCCCGTTTTCAGGCATATGGCTTCATTGGTGGTGTTCTTGTTTTAACGCTTTGGGTTTGGATGATTGGTGTAATTATTTACTATGGACAATGTTGGAGTATTGTCCTCGCAAGCATGTCAAGGAGACGGAGTACTGGTTTAGAAGTGAAGAATCTATAA
- a CDS encoding TrkA family potassium uptake protein — translation MGEWWRWSPQREANDLGFAVVGIGRFGSAVCRELIKNGADVLAVDNSERAIDELRQLEPSIEARVVDCTDEESMREAGVLEMGTVVVGISEPIEASITTTLLAKDSEGSRVQEVIARATSDLHEKMLKRVGADRVVFPSRMQGERLGLELIRPNLIERLELDDQTGIDEIKVPDIFVGHSLRDLNLRKNYRVNVLAAGPIKGLNVNPPATYVLESDHVLVIMGLVGDLQKLPKT, via the coding sequence ATGGGTGAATGGTGGAGATGGTCACCTCAACGAGAGGCTAACGACCTAGGGTTTGCCGTAGTGGGAATCGGTCGCTTCGGCAGCGCAGTATGTAGAGAACTAATTAAAAATGGGGCAGATGTTCTTGCCGTTGACAACTCAGAAAGGGCTATAGACGAACTCCGTCAACTCGAGCCGTCAATCGAAGCAAGAGTGGTTGACTGTACCGATGAAGAATCAATGCGAGAAGCAGGGGTTCTTGAAATGGGAACTGTTGTAGTTGGGATAAGTGAGCCGATAGAGGCAAGCATTACCACAACTCTTCTCGCAAAAGATAGTGAAGGAAGTCGTGTTCAAGAGGTTATTGCTAGAGCTACAAGTGATCTTCACGAAAAAATGTTAAAACGTGTCGGAGCAGATCGTGTTGTGTTCCCTTCCAGAATGCAAGGAGAACGTCTTGGACTGGAATTAATACGCCCTAATTTGATTGAAAGATTAGAACTAGATGATCAAACTGGTATAGATGAAATCAAGGTTCCAGATATTTTTGTAGGACACTCCTTAAGAGATTTAAACCTGCGAAAAAATTACAGAGTTAATGTTCTTGCAGCTGGTCCAATAAAAGGGCTAAATGTCAATCCACCAGCGACATATGTACTCGAGTCAGACCATGTTCTTGTCATTATGGGTTTAGTAGGCGATCTCCAAAAACTTCCAAAGACCTAG
- a CDS encoding inositol monophosphatase family protein, whose translation MLTDSLSSSQVSQLHQLLDEVSHQQCKDFGNVLTDLKPDGTLITECDQWSDETLVKGLARIAQGEEVLSEEGSKSVPISKAFWVVDPLDGTTNFAAGIPHWAISVARFVEGKPQSAFLDLPVLKQRIVAIRGKGVWLNGEPLTVETRFSKHSECVSLCSRSIRVLQQRADHPFPGKIRLLGVSSLNMVSVAIGQTIAALEATPKIWDIASAWLILSELMCPIVWLDSDPSQLLPGQNLTSVDFPLLTASSSKELQSLLPWGKALMG comes from the coding sequence ATTTTGACTGACTCACTTAGCTCCTCCCAGGTTTCTCAACTTCATCAACTCTTGGATGAAGTTTCTCATCAGCAATGCAAAGATTTTGGCAACGTTCTTACTGACTTAAAACCTGACGGGACATTAATTACTGAATGTGACCAATGGAGTGATGAGACCCTAGTTAAAGGCCTAGCGCGAATAGCTCAGGGCGAAGAGGTGCTTAGTGAGGAAGGCTCTAAATCTGTCCCCATCTCTAAGGCCTTTTGGGTGGTTGATCCTTTGGATGGGACTACGAATTTCGCAGCAGGTATACCTCACTGGGCAATATCGGTTGCTCGTTTTGTAGAAGGGAAACCTCAATCAGCTTTTTTGGATTTGCCTGTTCTTAAGCAGAGAATTGTCGCTATTCGGGGGAAGGGGGTTTGGTTGAATGGCGAACCACTTACTGTTGAAACTCGTTTTTCGAAACACAGTGAGTGTGTTTCATTGTGCAGTAGATCTATTCGTGTTCTGCAACAGAGAGCTGATCATCCTTTCCCTGGGAAGATTCGACTCTTAGGAGTTTCCAGTTTAAATATGGTGAGTGTTGCGATTGGACAGACTATTGCAGCTTTAGAAGCTACTCCAAAAATTTGGGACATTGCTTCTGCTTGGTTGATTCTTTCAGAGCTGATGTGCCCGATAGTTTGGTTGGATTCCGACCCTTCTCAGCTGCTTCCGGGACAAAATTTGACGTCAGTTGACTTCCCTTTGTTGACGGCCTCCTCGTCTAAAGAGTTGCAAAGCCTTCTTCCTTGGGGGAAGGCTTTAATGGGTTAA
- a CDS encoding anhydro-N-acetylmuramic acid kinase, whose product MMVLGLMSGTSADGVDAVLAKFYGSPKRPRWKLINTSNTRYPEDLRKQIIQVEQGLPTTHQAWSELAELITDVHAKAALTCDPEGDSKVIGCHGQTLWHKPPTKSTRGQSLQIIKAPLLAELLQKTVVYDFRAADIALGGQGAPLVPLADEALIGRSNGWCGLLNVGGIANITLIPPQKGPDTGSPVLGWDCGPGNSLIDLAVYSFTEGKLLFDHDGAIAQSGIPNEEIIKGWIKEPFFQQAPPKSTGREKYGLRDLKRRLKETSDLSQKDQIATLTAFTAAVVAQDIEKLPSRNLVRPINLLVAGGGQKNIQMMQELKRRCLGTRVSTIEEKGVPSQSREALAFALLAWWHVLKVKSKTPSITGAKHPAVLGIKVEPNRAF is encoded by the coding sequence ATGATGGTACTTGGCCTAATGAGCGGCACAAGTGCTGATGGAGTCGACGCTGTGCTAGCTAAGTTCTATGGATCTCCTAAGAGACCTAGATGGAAATTAATAAACACCTCAAACACTAGATATCCCGAAGATCTAAGGAAGCAAATTATTCAGGTAGAACAAGGTCTACCAACTACCCATCAAGCATGGTCTGAACTTGCAGAGTTAATAACTGATGTTCATGCAAAAGCAGCTTTAACATGTGACCCGGAAGGGGACTCTAAAGTTATAGGTTGTCATGGACAAACTCTCTGGCACAAACCCCCTACAAAAAGTACTCGAGGTCAAAGCCTGCAAATAATTAAAGCTCCATTACTTGCCGAACTTCTTCAGAAAACAGTTGTATATGATTTTCGTGCTGCGGATATTGCTCTAGGAGGCCAAGGTGCACCATTGGTTCCTCTAGCTGATGAAGCACTAATTGGAAGAAGCAATGGCTGGTGTGGCTTGCTCAATGTTGGCGGTATTGCAAATATCACTCTTATCCCTCCACAAAAAGGCCCAGATACTGGCTCACCAGTCCTCGGGTGGGACTGTGGCCCAGGGAATAGTCTTATAGATCTAGCGGTTTACAGTTTCACCGAAGGAAAACTTTTATTCGATCATGATGGAGCAATAGCTCAATCTGGCATCCCAAACGAAGAAATAATCAAAGGCTGGATCAAAGAACCTTTTTTCCAACAAGCTCCACCAAAATCTACTGGGCGAGAAAAATATGGACTACGTGACCTAAAACGTCGCCTCAAAGAAACCTCAGACCTGTCCCAAAAGGATCAAATTGCTACTCTGACTGCTTTTACGGCAGCAGTTGTAGCTCAAGATATAGAAAAGCTTCCCTCTAGAAACCTAGTACGTCCAATAAATCTTCTTGTAGCGGGAGGTGGTCAGAAAAATATACAAATGATGCAAGAGCTAAAAAGACGATGTCTAGGGACAAGAGTATCGACAATCGAAGAAAAAGGTGTTCCTTCTCAGTCAAGAGAAGCTTTAGCTTTCGCTTTACTAGCCTGGTGGCATGTTCTCAAAGTTAAATCAAAAACCCCATCAATTACTGGGGCAAAACATCCAGCAGTATTAGGAATCAAAGTCGAGCCAAACCGAGCCTTTTGA